The following coding sequences are from one Humulus lupulus chromosome X, drHumLupu1.1, whole genome shotgun sequence window:
- the LOC133806690 gene encoding coatomer subunit delta-1-like — translation MSRIRIEGLLAAFPKLIGTGKQHTYFETENVRYVYQPIEALYLLLVTNKQSNILEDLETLRLLSKLVTGYSMSLDEEGVCRTAFELIFAFDEVISLGHKENVTVAQVKQYCEMESHEEKLHKLVMQSKINEMKDVMKRKASEIDKSKIENNRGDKGGFMSMGSGRIESSFSEMSISNTGSGFGSGSSFGLNTEIDPFSIKSKGSGRQPSAANAPPKGLGMQLGKSQRTNQFLESLKAEGEVILEDVQPKASQSRSSAPPLTDPVTLVVEEKLNVTLKRDGGVSNFDVQGTLLLQILNAEDGQIKVQGALEEELSAAESQQNP, via the exons ATGTCTCGCATAAGAATAGAAGGTCTTCTTGCAGCTTTCCCAAAGTTGATAGGCACTGGAAAACAACATACATATTTTGAGACAGAAAATGTTCGCTATGTTTACCAGCCTATTGAAGCTTTGTACTTGCTACTTGTTACAAACAAACAGAGCAATATTCTGGAAGATTTGGAGACACTGCGACTGCTCTCAAAGCtt GTGACGGGGTATTCTATGTCTCTAGATGAAGAGGGTGTTTGCAGGACTGCTTTTGAGCTGATTTTTGCTTTTGACGAGGTCATCTCTCTTGGACACAAGGAAAATGTAACTGTAGCTCAGGTTAAACAGTACTGTGAAATGGAGAGTCACGAAGAGAAGCTGCACAAACTTGTAATGCAGAGCAAGATTAATGAGATGAAAGATGTCATGAAACGTAAAGCTAGTGAGATTGACAAAAGCAAG ATTGAAAATAATAGGGGTGATAAGGGAGGGTTTATGTCAATGGGCTCAGGAAGAATAGAGAGCAGCTTTAGTGAGATGAGCATTTCAAATACTGGAAGCGGTTTTGGGAGTGGTTCTAGTTTTGGATTGAACACTGAGATCGATCCATTTTCTATCAAGTCTAAAG GTTCAGGTCGTCAACCTTCGGCTGCCAATGCTCCTCCGAAAGGTCTTGGTATGCAGTTAGGGAAATCACAAAGGACTAACCAGTTCTTGGAGTCTTTGAAAGCAGAAGGGGAGGTTATCCTTGAAGATGTGCAGCCAAAAGCAAGCCAATCTAGATCATCTGCCCCACCTTTAACTGATCCCGTCACTTTGGTTGTTGAGGAGAAACTAAATGTAACACTGAAACGAGATGGTGGTGTCAGTAACTTTGATGTTCAGGGAACACTGTTGCTGCAGATTCTAAATGCAGAAGATGGGCAAATCAAAGTTCAG GGAGCTTTGGAAGAAGAACTATCCGCAGCAGAGAGCCAGCAAAATCCTTAG
- the LOC133805167 gene encoding N-terminal acetyltransferase A complex auxiliary subunit NAA15-like produces MRDLAGFVETKQQLLSLKSNHRMNWIGFAVAHHLNSNALKAVEILEAYEGTLEDDFPPDNERCEHGEMLLYKVF; encoded by the exons ATGCGAGATTTGGCAGGGTTTGTTGAGACAAAACAACAGCTCTTGTCTCTAAAATCAAATCATCGTATGAATTGGATCGGCTTTGCTGTTGCtcatcatttaaactcaaa TGCTTTAAAAGCAGTTGAAATTCTGGAAGCATATGAAGGGACACTAGAAGATGATTTTCCTCCTGATAATGAACGTTGTGAACATGGGGAAATGCTTTTGTATAAGGTATTCTAA